One segment of Eschrichtius robustus isolate mEscRob2 chromosome 3, mEscRob2.pri, whole genome shotgun sequence DNA contains the following:
- the TRAF3IP3 gene encoding TRAF3-interacting JNK-activating modulator isoform X2, with protein MISPDPRPASGLARWAESYEAKCERRQETRESRRCRPNVTTCRQAGKAPRTQQREQLQRARQQQFFRRRNLKVEEKGKAQSPQAREPGPSRRPGQVSGTSSEVFATQHQPPSGAWRDPADHLPSRAGGLPPQDSSIQKPPKHHRGTQTKAEETQPTIKNDASQQTNYGVAVLDKEIIQLSEYLKEALQRELVLKRKMVILQDLLSALIRASDSSWKGQLNEDKLKGKLRSLENQLYTCTQKYTPWGMNKVLLEMEDQRNSYEQKAKESLQKVLEEKMSAEQQLQSTQRSLALAEKKCEEWKSQYEALKEDWRALGTQHRDLESQLHVLQSKLQGADSRDLQMNQALRLLEDEHQELQAKIERLQGDRDLCSSDTQHLQDQLKRSEEEKLALVTKVQQLQSLLQNQSLQLQEQEKLLTKKDQALPGWSPKPSHNEVEPEGPGKEKDWDFRDQLQKKTLQLLAKEKECRELHSELDNLSDEYLSCLRKLQHCREEMNQSQQLPPRRQCGRWLLMLMALIAIAVAVFLANKDSLKL; from the exons ATGATCAGCCCAGACCCTAGGCCTGCCTCTGGCTTGGCCCGGTGGGCTGAGAGCTACGAGGCCAAGTGCGAGCGCCGGCAGGAGACCCGTGAGAGCCGCCGCTGCCGCCCCAATGTGACCACTTGCCGCCAGGCGGGGAAGGCGCCAAGGacccagcagagggaacagctccAGAGGGCACGACAACAGCAGTTTTTCAGACGGAGGAACCTGAAAGTGGAGGAGAAAGGCAAGGCACAGAGCCCGCAGGCCAGGGAGCCAGGCCCCTCCAGGAGGCCAGGCCAG GTGTCAGGGACCAGCTCCGAGGTctttgcaacccaacaccaaCCTCCCTCAGGTGCCTGGAGGGATCCGGCTgaccacctcccctcccgggctggGGGCCTTCCACCACAGGACTCTTCCATCCAGAAGCCACCCAAACACCACCGTG GCACTCAGACTAAGGCAGAAGAAACACAGCCGACAATTAAGAACGATGCCAGTCAGCAAACCAA ttATGGAGTTGCAGTTCTAGATAAG gaAATCATCCAGCTTTCTGAGTACCTCAAA GAGGCCCTACAGAGGGAGCTGGTTCTAAAACGGAAAATGGTGATTCTCCAAGACCTACTGTCTGCCCTGATTCGGGCCTCTGACAGCTCTTGGAAG GGCCAGCTTAATGAAGACAAATTGAAGGGCAAACTGAGATCTTTGGAAAACCAGCTTTACACCTGTACCCAG AAATACACTCCTTGGGGAATGAATAAGGTGCTATTAGAGATGGAAGACCAGAGAAACAGCTATGAGCAGAAGGCCAAGGAGTCACTGCAGAAAGTGCTGGAGGAGAAAATGAGTGCAGAACAGCAACTGCAGAGCACACAG CGGTCCCTGGCTCTGGCCGAGAAGAAGTGTGAAGAGTGGAAGAGCCAGTACGAGGCTCTGAAGGAGGACTGGAGGGCCCTGGGGACCCAGCACAGGGACCTGGAGAGCCAGCTCCACGTGCTTCAGTCCAAACTGCAG ggAGCAGACAGTAGAGACTTACAGATGAACCAGGCCCTACGACTTCTGGAGGACGAGCACCAGGAGCTGCAGGCCAAGATTGAACGCCTGCAGGGGGACAGGGACCTGTGCAGCTCAGATACCCAGCACCTACAAG atcaACTAAAGAGGTCAGAGGAGGAGAAACTCGCCCTGGTGACCAAAGTACAGCAGTTGCAGA GTCTGCTTCAGAATCAATCCTTACAGCTTCAAGAACAGGAGAAACTCTTAACAAAGAAAG ATCAGGCTTTGCCTGGGTGGAGTCCAAAGCCCTCCCATAACGAAGTGGAGCCTGAGGGTCCAGGGAAGGAGAAAGACTGGGATTTCAGAGACCAGCTCCAAAAGAAAACTTTGCAGCTCCTGGCCAAGGAAAAGGAG TGCAGAGAACTGCATTCAGAATTAGACAACCTCAGCGATGAGTATCTCTCCTGCCTGCGTAAGCTGCAGCATTGTCGAGAAGAGATGAACCAGAGCCAGCAGCTGCCTCCCAGA AGGCAATGTGGCCGATGGCTCCTGATGCTGATGGCACTGATTGCTATAGCAGTGGCAGTGTTCCTGGCCAATAAGGACAGCCTGAAGCTCTGA
- the C3H1orf74 gene encoding UPF0739 protein C1orf74 homolog: MSAPSPQLLVAAAQQTLGMGKRRGPARAVCLHLAGEVLAVARGLKPALLYDCNCAGAAELQSYLEELQGLGFPTQGLHILEIGEDSLIVLPEHVCRHLEQVLFGTIVFVDVSSSQLHPSVCSLDQLQDLKALVAEIITHLQGPRRDRSLAVSCSRLRSSDWNLCTVFGILLGYPVPYTFHMNQGDDNCLAQTPLRVFTARISWLRGQPPLLLYSFSVPESLFPSLRGILNTWEKDLRTRCRTQNDFAGLSISSEIVTLPAVAL; encoded by the coding sequence ATGTCAGCACCAAGTCCTCAGCTGCTGGTGGCAGCTGCTCAGCAGACCCTGGGCATGGGAAAGAGACGAGGCCCAGCCCGAGCTGTGTGCCTTCATCTAGCCGGAGAGGTGCTGGCTGTGGCCAGGGGACTGAAGCCAGCTCTGCTCTATGATTGCAACTGTGCAGGGGCAGCAGAGCTCCAGAGCTATCTGGAGGAGCTGCAGGGCCTGGGCTTCCCGACCCAGGGACTTCACATCCTTGAGATTGGAGAAGACAGCCTGATTGTCCTTCCTGAGCATGTGTGTCGGCACTTGGAGCAGGTGCTGTTTGGTACCATAGTCTTTGTGGATGTTTCAAGCTCTCAACTTCACCCTTCCGTCTGCTCCCTGGACCAGCTTCAGGACTTGAAGGCCCTCGTGGCTGAGATCATCACACATTTGCAGGGGCCACGGAGGGACCGATCCCTGGCAGTCTCCTGCAGTAGGCTCCGTTCCTCAGACTGGAATCTCTGTACTGTGTTTGGGATCCTCCTGGGCTATCCTGTCCCCTATACTTTTCACATGAACCAGGGAGATGACAACTGCTTAGCCCAGACTCCACTACGGGTGTTCACTGCCCGGATCTCATGGCTACGTGGTCAACCACCACTCTTGCTCTATTCCTTTAGTGTCCCAGAGAGCTTGTTCCCATCCTTGAGGGGCATTCTAAACACTTGGGAGAAGGACCTTAGAACTCGATGTAGGACTCAAAATGACTTCGCTGGCCTCAGCATCTCCTCTGAGATAGTCACACTGCCGGCTGTGGCCCTCTGA
- the TRAF3IP3 gene encoding TRAF3-interacting JNK-activating modulator isoform X1, producing MISPDPRPASGLARWAESYEAKCERRQETRESRRCRPNVTTCRQAGKAPRTQQREQLQRARQQQFFRRRNLKVEEKGKAQSPQAREPGPSRRPGQAADVKEPLSWANRISSPRQQVSGTSSEVFATQHQPPSGAWRDPADHLPSRAGGLPPQDSSIQKPPKHHRGTQTKAEETQPTIKNDASQQTNYGVAVLDKEIIQLSEYLKEALQRELVLKRKMVILQDLLSALIRASDSSWKGQLNEDKLKGKLRSLENQLYTCTQKYTPWGMNKVLLEMEDQRNSYEQKAKESLQKVLEEKMSAEQQLQSTQRSLALAEKKCEEWKSQYEALKEDWRALGTQHRDLESQLHVLQSKLQGADSRDLQMNQALRLLEDEHQELQAKIERLQGDRDLCSSDTQHLQDQLKRSEEEKLALVTKVQQLQSLLQNQSLQLQEQEKLLTKKDQALPGWSPKPSHNEVEPEGPGKEKDWDFRDQLQKKTLQLLAKEKECRELHSELDNLSDEYLSCLRKLQHCREEMNQSQQLPPRRQCGRWLLMLMALIAIAVAVFLANKDSLKL from the exons ATGATCAGCCCAGACCCTAGGCCTGCCTCTGGCTTGGCCCGGTGGGCTGAGAGCTACGAGGCCAAGTGCGAGCGCCGGCAGGAGACCCGTGAGAGCCGCCGCTGCCGCCCCAATGTGACCACTTGCCGCCAGGCGGGGAAGGCGCCAAGGacccagcagagggaacagctccAGAGGGCACGACAACAGCAGTTTTTCAGACGGAGGAACCTGAAAGTGGAGGAGAAAGGCAAGGCACAGAGCCCGCAGGCCAGGGAGCCAGGCCCCTCCAGGAGGCCAGGCCAGGCGGCTGACGTCAAGGAGCCCTTGTCTTGGGCCAACAGGATTTCTTCCCCCAGACAGCAG GTGTCAGGGACCAGCTCCGAGGTctttgcaacccaacaccaaCCTCCCTCAGGTGCCTGGAGGGATCCGGCTgaccacctcccctcccgggctggGGGCCTTCCACCACAGGACTCTTCCATCCAGAAGCCACCCAAACACCACCGTG GCACTCAGACTAAGGCAGAAGAAACACAGCCGACAATTAAGAACGATGCCAGTCAGCAAACCAA ttATGGAGTTGCAGTTCTAGATAAG gaAATCATCCAGCTTTCTGAGTACCTCAAA GAGGCCCTACAGAGGGAGCTGGTTCTAAAACGGAAAATGGTGATTCTCCAAGACCTACTGTCTGCCCTGATTCGGGCCTCTGACAGCTCTTGGAAG GGCCAGCTTAATGAAGACAAATTGAAGGGCAAACTGAGATCTTTGGAAAACCAGCTTTACACCTGTACCCAG AAATACACTCCTTGGGGAATGAATAAGGTGCTATTAGAGATGGAAGACCAGAGAAACAGCTATGAGCAGAAGGCCAAGGAGTCACTGCAGAAAGTGCTGGAGGAGAAAATGAGTGCAGAACAGCAACTGCAGAGCACACAG CGGTCCCTGGCTCTGGCCGAGAAGAAGTGTGAAGAGTGGAAGAGCCAGTACGAGGCTCTGAAGGAGGACTGGAGGGCCCTGGGGACCCAGCACAGGGACCTGGAGAGCCAGCTCCACGTGCTTCAGTCCAAACTGCAG ggAGCAGACAGTAGAGACTTACAGATGAACCAGGCCCTACGACTTCTGGAGGACGAGCACCAGGAGCTGCAGGCCAAGATTGAACGCCTGCAGGGGGACAGGGACCTGTGCAGCTCAGATACCCAGCACCTACAAG atcaACTAAAGAGGTCAGAGGAGGAGAAACTCGCCCTGGTGACCAAAGTACAGCAGTTGCAGA GTCTGCTTCAGAATCAATCCTTACAGCTTCAAGAACAGGAGAAACTCTTAACAAAGAAAG ATCAGGCTTTGCCTGGGTGGAGTCCAAAGCCCTCCCATAACGAAGTGGAGCCTGAGGGTCCAGGGAAGGAGAAAGACTGGGATTTCAGAGACCAGCTCCAAAAGAAAACTTTGCAGCTCCTGGCCAAGGAAAAGGAG TGCAGAGAACTGCATTCAGAATTAGACAACCTCAGCGATGAGTATCTCTCCTGCCTGCGTAAGCTGCAGCATTGTCGAGAAGAGATGAACCAGAGCCAGCAGCTGCCTCCCAGA AGGCAATGTGGCCGATGGCTCCTGATGCTGATGGCACTGATTGCTATAGCAGTGGCAGTGTTCCTGGCCAATAAGGACAGCCTGAAGCTCTGA